DNA from Taeniopygia guttata chromosome 28, bTaeGut7.mat, whole genome shotgun sequence:
AAGGGAGTCAGGCTGGAATATAAAGTGACAAACACATGTGCCAAACACTGTTTTGACCAACACGGGATTCAGAGCTGTCACTGTGGAGGCAAAGCTGTAACAAATTCTTTCCCTTTGTTACTCAGCCATCAAATAAGCCAGGTAACACCCTCCCATGTGTGGATCCACTGCATTTATAAAGTTATAAACCATCAATATTTGAGCTGGATGAAGGGTACAATCCATTTGGACTCATTTCACACAGTTTTGGAAGTGCACTCTGCAAACATTGCAGGTGCAGCCTGCTTGGTTTGGGTGCCTGGGCATTTTTATAGGCCAGGAGATCTATTTTAAATCCGTGTGAAATGTGTCACAAAACATCTGACATATGTGGGAAACAAATTCCTGCACCGTCTGAGCAGGGTGTGAGGTCGCTGGGGAACAGCTTGAAAACAGCAATCATTTGCATATGGATATAGAGTTATTTATTTGGTGACACCATCCCAGGGGAAGAGGGGCATGGCCCAGGTCTCTGCAGGTCACAGGCAATGTCAGGGGTATTGAACTTGTGAGCAGTAAAAATTATGGGGGCAAATCCAAATAGCTGAAGTGTTTGTGCCtggaaatttttatttgatCCTCGTAAAAATGTTTTGTGGAGAGTAAGagacagaaagaggaaaataatgttatttttgaCCCTTTGCTCTATGATATTTTAAACACTAAGAgtcatagaattacagaatgtcCCAAATTGAAAGAGACCCACAAAGATCATGAGTCCAAcctccacacacacaccccaacaatcccaccctgtgcatccctgagagAGTTTGGCTTGGAAGGCACCTTACAGATCATCTGATTCCAAATCTTAATTGGAATTAATCTATATCTTTGTCTGCCTGTAAGGATGGTAAATGTTATTTCATGTTACATAGGCAAATTGTGAAGCCTGATAGGATGATTCATGATGAACAACACATGCAACTTGTTGCCATTTTTGCTCTGTTTCACAGATTTGGGGTTGATTTCACTTGTCAATGCTCTGGTGGATGTTAATACTTGGCAATATTAGGATAGCAAACAACAGAATCTCACATATATTAATTCCTGCATTTTCACACGACAGCTCTTCattgattaatttttaaattggtCCCAGAAAACACTTAGTGAGATATTGAAATTTGCACTTTATTGGCATTACATGGTACTATTCCTTGCTCCAGCTCAGCAAAATATACTAAGTGTGTCATTGATATCAATGGAATTATTaatattcttaaaattaaaCATATGCTTAAAGATTTCAGGGAACTGAGACAGCTGGTCTCTTGTTGAAGGCCTGTTTAAATAAATGCAGCATCTACAGCAGACTGTGAAATTTATAACCCCATGCACAACTTAATGTTgaatatttcagcatttcaggtAAATCTTCAACTTTTGTTAAATATTGGTGCCAAAGAAGCAAAGTGAGACATTTCAGTAGAGTCCAGTTTTATGTTTGAACACATATGTGAAGAACCTCTGCAGGAATAGGGACAGAAGCAACTGAATGTTCatagaaaatgaacaaaaataaaagcctgGAGACCAACCCTAATTGAAACCACGTTTCGAGCTGTAATGGGAAGGCACAGAAAAATTAATCCTGCCATTTTAGGTATTTTGATAGCAGCCATTAGTGGAGAGTTGAAGTTATTCAAACCACTTTGCCAGACAGAAGGGAGCTGCTTGTTTTTGTTCTGCCAACAGCAGTGAGAATGTCTTCCCAAGTGGAACCAAACCACAGGGGTTTATAGAAACAGCTGAAGAGATTATTTGATCTTTTGATTAAAACCTCATTTTTTGGTCAGCTGGTTTATTTTCCCAGGTAATGGCTGTGCTTCTCTTTCCCCACATCTCTGCAATCCCTGGTCAAACCCGGCTGTGGGTGCAGCTCAGACAGAAGGACACAGGCAGGGACCTTGACACCCTGCAAAAACAATGACAAAGCATTCCCTGGAATATAGTGACAATATTCCCTGCCAGCTAGTCAGCACCTGATAGCTTCCTCCTGTCCAGAACAGCCAGCAATATTTGTGAAATCCTGGCATTTATGGTTAATTTTGTCTTCTAAGAAAAGTGGACAGCAGGGATGTAGGGAaaacagtgaggaaaaaaaaaaaaattagtatcttTCCTAGAGCTGTGAAATGGGTGGGACAGGACTGCCAGACCCTGAGTTGGAAATCCTGTGTCAAATCTCAAAAGTTACACTGAGAGTTGAAAGGACAAtacttttaaaagtaataattCTTGGAGCTTATCTCTTTCCTTCCTGGGTTTCTCAGCCCTTTGTGTTCATGGTTTCAAACTTTTGACTGCAGATATGGGAGATGAAAACTAAATATAAAATCAAAGCTGAGCCATTGTTGGTTTCACCTAACTCCAGCAGAAGGTTCTTTAAATCAGTCCTGAAGATTGCCAGGCTGGCACTAAAATCCCAGGACTTTGTGACCCTGTTTCAGGACTACCCTGTCCTTTCACTCTGAGACCCCTTACAaataaagatcttttccaaaaGGCATAAGCGACACTCCAGTGAAGCAATTTCTTTTCCTGGCACTGTTAAGAGCAGGGACTGAGTTATTATTAATTACTTTTGCATTATTTATGCAGGTCTCCTTGAATGTGCAATATCTTTTACAGATAAATCACCCTGCCTTGAAAAGTTTCCAGTCTGCCAGCCAAATCCTGGGAATCTGAAACAGCGGGAGGCAACTGGTGCAGCAGAACAGGTAAATGTTAATCCTTGATGCTGCAGGACTGGTGCCTTATCAaggtttttctttcatttgttttgcaaTTGTACCAAATAGAGGCTGTTGTTTCCCAACCTCTAATCTGGTAtcagctgacaggagcagctTCCATCCTCTTCCTCATTCCCACTCCTTCTCTTGCCTCTCTTTTTTGTGGTTTATGCAGCCACGTGGAGAACCAAAGCAGGGACATAATGAGGCAAAATTAAGGAGAGGTTTCTCTTTGGCCAGTCCCAGCTTGGCCCCCTGAGCACAGGACTTTGCAGGTGCTCCTGTCCTGTACTCAGCTGGTGTCACACTTGTCACACCCACACGGCAGAGGGTCCCGGGCCACAGGGAGCCCTCACAACTCCCCAGGGTGTCGAGAAGGGGTCCTGCAGCCTCTCACCCCCTGAGGAGGTCCCCACTCTCTGTTCTGGCCATCCCTTCGTCCCCCTGACAGCTTTTATGGGTGTTTGTCAGCTCTGCTCCACAGACTGCAGCTGTGGCTCCCTGGCAGGAAGGACAGAGCATCCTCAGCAGCTCgggggcattttggaggtgcaAACCCAGCCTCAGATAACCTGTGCAGCCCTGGGGATGCCCAGACCACCGTCAcaggctggttttggggctgctttgctttctcaggctgcagccctgctcgGAGCAGGAGGCCCAGCCTCGGGCACTGCCGCCCTTTTAAAGCTGCTTTgtgggtttcttttcttttctctctcacttttttttttttttttttttttttttaatttatttcccgcaggttcccagggctggggattcAGCTTCTGGCCTCATCCAGAAATCCCCGAGGGTTTCAGATCCCCACGAGGCCTCTCAATGTCTTGATCTGCTTGAATAGGCATTTTTAACGCGGCCCCGGCTGTCATCGGGGCCTGTTACAGTCACTCAACTGCAGCAACATTGTTctcccggcagcagcgccgggGACACCTCCCTTATTTCCATATGCACGGGGGGATTTGGCCACCGGGCCGAGCATCCCACCGGGGCTCGGTGGCCGGAGGTGGCCAATTAGCcccgctcggcccggcccggcccttcATCCCCCGGCCGCTCTCAGCATCCCCAGCCCGCGGGGCTGCTGGCGCCTGTCCATCTCGGCGGGTCCTGCCGGAGGTGAAGGTGACCCCCTTTTCCTGTGCCAGGGGCTCCCTGGCAACGCCGCCTTTTCTTTGGAAGCGGCCTCCTCCACCCCCTGACGGGGCTCGGGGCTCTGAAAGCCCCGCTGCACTTTTGAACTTGCTGCCGGCGCGTTCAGTGGCTgcgcggggcagcggcggcggcggggccgggcccagcGGGGACCCGGTGCAATTGCCCAGAAGTTATTAATAGGCTGGGGAAGAATGTGATGGGCCGGGGAAAGGCTGAGGAGGGGGGAGAGCGGCAGGGAGGGTCAGCGAAAGGGAGACGGGGTGATGAGGGGAGAGGTGGGAGTGGTGGCACGCAGGGGAGACAAAGAGGCAAATAAACAGGATGGGCACCAGGACAGGCAGAGAGGGGCatgcacaggctggggatgcGAGTTCCCACTGCCCCGCACCTTGTGCAGGTGTCTGAGGGGTGGAGGAGAGCTGTCTGACCCCTGTGCTGGGGGATGGAGAGGACAGAGGGACCAGGCCTGGCAGTCCAGTCCATGGCAAGGCATTCTTCTCCCAGGAAGAAATATTGTTCGGGGTTCATGAGCCAAATTTGCCATCTAGTGGCCCTGGGGACCATTGCAGAGGGAGCCACAAGGCAGCCGCAGCCATTAGAAGGCACTGCCTGTCATTCTGAGAGATAAAATCCAGAGAGATTCTGATGTTGCTTTACTTGCAGGGGCTCAAAAAGGGTCCCTGGAGTGACATTACCTTGGTGTGGCTGCGTTGCAGGGAACCAGCCTCAGTCATCTGCCAGCCTTGGTGCTCCCCAGTGACAGCCCCTGCAGGCTGGGCCAGTGCCCAGACCCACCACAAGGCTCAGCTTGTCACTGTGAGCAGCGAGGTTTAGGGAACAGGAGAGTGTCCCATGGCTGTGAGAGCAAAAGCAGGGACAACCTGGAAAGCACAGCAGTGTTCCTGCAAAGGTAATAACATTTTTATCTAATGTCATAGATTCAAAGGATcccagaatatcctgagctggaagggatcacAGGGATCAAatccagcccctgtccctgcccagaccccccaacagccccaccctgagcagccctgagagcgctgtccaaacgctcctgcagctctggcagcctcggggccgggaccattccctggggagcctgggcagtgccagcaccctcggggggaagaacctttccctgagctccatgccaaggcctggcacagctccagcccttgctgggctccaggagctgtcccagagcagagctcagcccctgcccctctgcctcccctcgggaggagctgcagcccccgaGGAGCCTCCCCTCAtctcctgtgctccagctgaacgagccaagtgccctcagccactcctcagaccttccccagctccgtgtCCCTCCTTGGGACACTCTCCAACAGCTTTGGATCCCTCTGACCTTGTGGTGCCCAAagtgcccccagcactggaggtgcgGCTGTCCCAGTACAGAGCAGcgtgggacaatcccctccttCAGGCAGCTTTGACCATCCTGGCTCCTTGCCTCATCCTGCCCCCAGACAGCCCCTCCAGAAAGCAGAGGAGTCTCCAAGTTACCTTTGTGGCCTTTGGGGAGGAATATGGGCCACTGGGGTTTTTGAGGAAGGGGAAGAGCCTGGGGCAGGTCACCCCAGGacctgggacagcagagcctCTTTTGTGCTCTCACCCAGGACTTCTCTTTATGAACAGCTCTCCCTGGGTCAGAGAGAGCTTTGGCCACCCTGTCTATGGCAGTGACTGGCAGATAAGAGGATGTGGTGcagtcagaggaaaaaaaaaaggcttcagtATAAGTCAGCGTCCACAGCTTTAATGCACAGCTCTCCTGAGTAAGACCACATACATCAATAAATAGagttaataataacaataattagAACAGCCCCAACAAACCCAGCTGTCACCAGTTTGGCTTCAGTGTTCTCTGCTGTGCCCTTGTCAGCAAGGGGTGCTGGTGCTTGACTAACACAGAGGACACAGAAGCAGCAGCGTGTCCCTCCCCCCATCGTGGGGATCTGCTGGAGGAAATCTCCAGCTCCCTGAACATCGGTCTTGGCAGAGCCTTCCGAGGCACCTGTGGGCTCCCACCTTGCTTCATGTCCAGCATCACGAggcctcagctgctccctgccccttCCACTACCACACTGCCCCtgcctgaggagcaggaggagcacagCCGAGATGTTCCCCGTGTGAGCATCACACACCCCGTGCCCCAGGGAGGCCTGAGGGCACCCAGCTCTAGCACTGCTTGTGGGGCTCCTCCAGAGCGATGTAGGGCACCACAATGGGCCACGAGTCACTGGGCCAGTATTCCAGCTTTGGCCTGAACGAGGGCATCTCGTAGGTGATGTCGAAGTACATGACCAGCGGGCAGCAGTACAGCAGGGACATGGCTATCAGCACGTGCCTGCCAAGGAAACCAAAAACGTGTTGGACAGAGGGTCATGGCATGGTCAGCCTGAGGCTGCACCCCCCAAAAGGTCCCATGAGGGCTGCAGGGAGTGATTGTCCTGCGGGGTTTGTGCCTACAGGGGAAtcctggcagagctctgtgaactgggctggggacaattcctggtgcagcagggctggggtgacATAGGGGACCCATTCCAACCATTCCCCATTTCCTGGCTGCATTGTCTGTCCCAACCATCCCAGTGCTTTGCGGGGATGGATCTGAGTGTGCAGCACTTTCAGCCCCACCTGGGCAGGCACTGAAATGTCAGGTCCAAACAAAGCCCTGCCTTCCAGTTTGGCTGCTAAAAGAACCCCTCGGACATTGTACTTCACACAGCAccctgggagcagccacagcccttTGAGAGCCCACCTGGTGGGACTTCTGGAACAATTTCACTTGCAAAACAATGCTTGGCTGGtgtggagaaggagagggacaTTAAGTAGTGGTTAGGGCTGCATCCTTGGGCtgaggaggagaagcagcaatagtgacaggaaaaggggaGAGCGTGGGGAAATAATGCAGCTGAGTGTCTCATTTCAGCTATTTCTCTGCTGTGGACTTTTCAACCCAGGAAATGTTTGGGCTGGGGTTCCTGGAGCCCTtaccagaagctgtggaagtaGGGGAAGTTGATGGCctgccagagccagcagagccagcgGTCACTGATCCAGCTGGTGATGGCCAGTACCCACCACATCACCATGACCGCGGCCATCCGGTGAACCCGCTTGTCATTGCACCTGGAAGACACAGCGAGGGACAGGGAACAGAGTAATCATGTTGGGAGGAAAGGCAGTTTTAAAGAGGGCTGGTTCCTGCCTGCACATGCAGCAGTGCAAACCCCAGCAAGCTCCTCCTGGAGAGTATTCCTCAGAATTCCAGAAGAACTGGAGAATTGTGGCTCTGGGGAGAGGATTTCTGATGTTCTGGGTGTGAGGATGATGCTGGGAGATGCCAAAGCACTCCTGTCTTTCTCTCTAGACCCTGGTGCAttctcccagccccacactAGTTCCCAAATGCCCCACAaaagggcaggagctgcagagatgGCAGCCAAGGGGGAGAATCACGGACTCATAGAACTgtaaaggttggaaaagacctctaagatcatgtccaactgttaacccagcaccaccaccatgttCAGCACAAACCCCTGCTCTcaaatgccacatccacagggtttttgaaaacttccagggatgatgactccaCCAACTGTCCCTATTCTGCGTGGCCACCTGGGCCAGTCTTGTACCCCCCACTACCCACAGTTCTGCCTGGGCCTCTGCCTGGTCTCTCCCAAGTACACGTGGCTGGTGAAGACTTGGGCTCAGTTAATTGTTGAGGACAGAGTCAGTGCCCAacaggagcacagctggagctgcaggtaACCCCTGAGCCCCCTCCTTACTTCTTGAGCTCCCTCCAGGTCAGGTACAGCAGGTGGAAGGCGATGCAGTTGAGCGCGTAGGCATTGAGGGTGGGCTTGACGAAAGACATCAAGGTGCTGATCACGGTGGTGATACCAGTCAGCCAGTAGAAATGTCTCCTGAGGGGAATTGGGAGAGAGTGTCAGTGCCCCCAGGGCTCACAGGAGGGGAGGGTAAAGATGGGAAAGGTCCTGAGAGGGGCAAAGCTTCTTCATCATCTCCAATCTGTTTGCATGTGGCTGACCTCTGTGTCTGGGgggtcctggcaggaagggTGAGGCAGCAGCCCCCAGTGGGTCTGTGACAGAGCCGGGGCACAGCccaggaggcagctcctgcactttCCTGGTGGTGCCAGGAAtgaggcacaggcagggagcTCTGCACAGGGAAAGGCTGCCAGGCAGGACTGTGCAAACACCGGTTTGGGCTCCCTGAGCAACAATAGGGCTCAGAGGGGCCTTTCACATGCAAATCCCTTCCCAAGTCCCTTGCTGTCCCCCAGCTGTGTCTCCTCGGTGAACTCCTGGTGACCTCCTGTTCTGAACGGGCAGAGCAGACTTGGAGCAGGTCTTTGCAAGGAACTGGGCTGGCTCAGAGAGCTCCAGCCAGGAGGGGACATCCTCTGAGTAAAGCCCTGATGGGTTCCCGTTTCTGCTGGTCCATGCCCTCCCAGTGGCCCCAACATTTCTGCTGGGCTCCTCCAGCCCAACCAGCCCTCTTTAAAATGAGGGGTGTAAATCTTGTCCTATGGGAAACCCCCTCAGCCCTGAGGGAAAGTTCTCTGTGGAGGACAGAGGATGCTGGAACAGATTGACAGTGTGAGTAATTGAATGTTAATGTTCAGGAACGTTACgttttctaattaattttgaTATTCTCCATGCAAAGTTTCCTCTGCAGTGACACAAATAcaaacagctccagctgagaggagggttttgatttttcctcTGTCAGCACTGTAAGAAGGAGGGCCTGATCCTAAAATCCTTCAGTGACCTCAGAGCTGACCCCTTGCAGGGGAACTGGGGGATCTGTGGGTCACTACCCCTCAGTGTCCGTGTCCCATCCCTCCTCTCAGAGCCTGCACCGTGTCCCTCTGGCTCATACCTGGTCTTGATGCACTTGGGGAAGTAAACCTGTGGGTACCAGAAGGAATAAGCCACAGCCAGTGACCAGAGGATGGAGAGCTCATCCAAGAGCTGTCCCACGTAgctcagggtcatgtggaaGTACATGGAGAAGACACCTGCAAGGAGCAAGGGCACCTTGAGATGACAAAGCCCCATCCTCCCACAAACCCTGGGAGGTCCTTGAGGGCTGTTCCTCAAGATCCACCATTCCTGAAGATCCACAATTCCTGAAGAGCAGGGTGTGTATTTTGGTGTTCAAGGGTTCTGGACTGTGTTGCTCCAGTCACACCATGGGGATTACAGGGCTGGAAGCTGCATATCCACAGCTGGCAGGAACCATGGGCTGCAGGCTTCAAACAGACCTGGCTGCTTGGTTGCCCACCCAAGTTTCCCTTGTGCTTTTGACCCTCCAAAGGTCTCATGCTGGGTAGTCTGGCAACCTGTCTGGTCTTCCCACAATGCTGGTACCCACCTAtgaggaggagcagccctgagacAAAGTAGAGGGGCACAGCCTTCTTCTGGCAGTACTGCCGGTTCAGGTACAGCAGCGCAGGAGACAGCACAAAGAAGCTCACATTGCTGATCTGAAAAACAAGAGGCACACTCAGCTCCTGGGCAAGCCCCATCCCACCACCTGCCTCAGTATCTCTGTGTGTGAGGAGGATCCTGATCTCCAGCAGCAAGCAGGGGTTGTTCTTGGCacagggagagggcagaggtGTTTCTCCAGAAGCCAGGCTGGAACTGGAAGGGCAGCTCTTGCTGTGGCATCCAGCAGAGGATGCAGACACCTCTGCCCTCCCTCAGGGCCAGCAAGCCCAGGGTGAGCTGCTGTGTCCTGTTTGGGCGTTGTTGGTTTATCTTCAGCTGCCTTGTGTCTCCAAGCAACTCCTCTGTTTGCAGCCATCTCCTTCTCATGTCAACCCAAAccctccaggagctgcctggaTGTCTCCTgaccctcccagccagcagtgATTCCCCTGTGAGGGCTTGGAAGGGTGTGAGGAGCTCGGCCAGCACAGCAAGGCACGGTCAGCAAAACATCCTGACCTGGGAGTGGGTGTGGTGCAGAGAGCAGGATGAGCAGGACATCGGGAGGTGGGAACAGGCAGGACTGAGGTGACATCCTGTGGTGTCAGGTGTGAAGCCACCTggcctggggaggggaggtgtTCTGGACACTGGTTATTACATGAGCTCATAAACCTCCTTTAAACACACCTGGCAAATGAACACAGAGGAATTGTTCTGCTCTGATTTCCAACTCTGCAAAATTCCTCCTTTGATGGACTTTGATTAGACCGGGGAGG
Protein-coding regions in this window:
- the ACER1 gene encoding alkaline ceramidase 1 translates to MPSIFSYQSAEVDWCEGNFERSAVIAEYYNTISNVSFFVLSPALLYLNRQYCQKKAVPLYFVSGLLLLIGVFSMYFHMTLSYVGQLLDELSILWSLAVAYSFWYPQVYFPKCIKTRRHFYWLTGITTVISTLMSFVKPTLNAYALNCIAFHLLYLTWRELKKCNDKRVHRMAAVMVMWWVLAITSWISDRWLCWLWQAINFPYFHSFWHVLIAMSLLYCCPLVMYFDITYEMPSFRPKLEYWPSDSWPIVVPYIALEEPHKQC